The genomic region AAAACATCTAAATACGAAGTAGGCAAAGCAGAACAGATTTTACCGAAATGGGTAAAGGAAGGCTGGAAACCGGGTGTGGTCATAGTAGATCCGCCAAGAACGGGTTGTGATCAAGGTTTGCTTAATACTTTGAAAAATATAAAGCCAAAGAAGATTATATATGTTTCATGTAATCCTTCAACTCTAGCTAAGGATGTTGCTGAACTAGGAAAGTTATATTCAGTACAATACATGCAACCGGTAGACATGTTTCCACATACAGCACATGTTGAAGTGGTAACTACTTTAACTTTAAAATAATGAATGGCAGAGGCTATATGGTCTCTGTTTTTTATTTTATTTAGCAAAATGGGGAAACTTTTTTTACAAATGGGACAACTATATGACATTTGTCATACTCCTCACTGTGACATTTATGACTTATCTAATGACAGTTTTCACTTTACAATTAGATTAATTAGTCGACGCCTGCATGTTAAGAACAGGCGAACCGCCGAGGAGGAATACATGACATGAGTAAATCAAATATTGCAAAACTAAAAAAAGATGTTTCTCCATATGAACAAACCGATACAAAAGCTAGTATTATACAGATTTTAAACACAATCGTTCCTTTATTAGTTCTATGGTATGGAGCGTATTTAAGCCTTTCAATTTCATATTGGGTAACCCTTCCTTTACTAGTAGCAGCTTCAGGGTTTATGGTACGTACGTTTATCTTATTCCATGATTGTTGTCATCAATCGTTTTTTAAGAGTAGAAGAGCGAATGACATTCTAGGGACAATCACGGGAATTCTAACGTTAGTTCCTTATCAGCAGTGGAAGCATAGTCACTCAGTTCACCATGCTACTAGTAGTAATCTTGATAAAAGAGGTACTGGTGATATGTGGCTTCTTACCGTAAAAGAGTATCAAGAGGCTACGTTATGGACGAAGATTTGTTACCGTTTTTATCGCAATCCGATTGTTATGTTAGGAATTGGACCGATAGCTACTTTCCTGATTCAGTACAGATTTAATCGTAAAGGTGCTAGACGTAAGGAAAGAATTAATACGTATGTAACTAATGTTTCCATTGTTGGCTTGTATGCTTTACTAGCATGGATCATTGGTTGGCAGAATTTCCTTCTAATTCAAGGACCAATCTTCTTCGTTTCAGGTATGCTTGGAATTTGGCTGTTTTATGTGCAGCATCAATTCGAAGACTCGTATTTTGAAAATGAAGAGGAATGGAGCTATGTGCAAGCTGCTGTTGACGGTAGTTCTTATTATAAATTACCAAAGGTATTACAATGGATTACTGGGAATATCGGATTTCACCATGTCCACCACTTAAGTCCAAGAGTACCTAACTATAATTTAGAAAAGGCACACAACGCAACACCACCACTTCACAAAGCAACGACAATTACGATTGGAACCAGCTTTAAGTCGCTTAACTATAGGCTGTGGGATGAGGATAACAAAACGTTTATTAGCTTTAAGGATTTGAAGAAAGTTAAATATTCAAAGCAAAATAAAGCTGGAATAATAGACGAACTCAAAACTAAGAGACCAAGTTTGCAGTCAAAATAAAGATGTAATACTAGACCCCACTTAAACTTGACGAATACAAGCAGAAGTGGGGTTTATTTATGGTAAAATAATGGTAGAAGTGAATGTTGGAAAGGAAGTACGTAGTATGAAGAAATGGGGAAAATTATTTAGGAAAAATACAGGACTCAGTCCCTATGTATGGGTTGTTTTCTACATTCTTCCGTTTTATTTTATATTTCATTCTTCCTCGACTTATGAAGTAGCGTTTGGAATCACAATGATTGTCCTGTTTTTTATCAGCTATGTATTATCCTTCGTCTCAAATGGGTGGCTTGTTTATTTTTGGACTAGTGTTCAAATAGCCATTTCAAGTGCGATGAGTTTGATATTTGGATATATATATTTTTCTCTTTTTCTTGCTTTTCTTATCGGTCATTTAAAAAACCGAATAGCGTTCTTTATCCTATATTTAGTCCTACTGATCAGCACGTTTGTCACAGTAAATTATGGGTTCGTAACAGGGAATCGGGTTTTCTTTACTCAACTTCCGTTTGTTTTTCTAAGTGTTTTAGCTGTAATCCTTCTTCCAGTTAGCACTTACAATAAGAACAAAGAGGATCTTTTACAGGGCAAGTTAGAGGATGCAAATAAACGAATCTCTGAGCTAGTTAAGTTAGAGGAACGACAACGAATTGCTCGTGATTTACATGATACGCTTGGTCAGAAGCTATCATTAATCGGCTTAAAGAGTGACTTGGCTGGCAAATTAATTCATAAAGATCCGATAAAAGCTAAAAGTGAAATAAAGGATGTACAACAGACAGCTAGAACAGCGTTAAAGGAAGTCCGTGAACTGGTAACACAGATGAGAGGCACAAAGCTTGAGGATGAAGTTTTTAGAGTGAAACAGATTTTAAATGCAGCGCAAATTCAATTTATCTTAGAGGGACAGCCGCGACTCACTAACGTCTCTTTAATTGCGGAAAATGTAGTCAGTATGTGTCTTAAAGAGGCTGTAACAAATGTAGTAAAGCACAGTAAAGCGAGTAAATGTACATTGAGTATTAAACCAACCTCAAATGCCTTAATCGTAAAGGTGCAAGATGATGGTGTTGGGATTATGTTAGAGAACGAGGATTATAAGGGAAATGGCCTTCAAGGGATGATTGAAAGACTGGAGTTTGTGAATGGAATTTTAGATATTCAGTCAGAAAATGGAACGACCATTATGATTAAAGTACCATATGCTCATAGACAGGAGGAGGTGGAAGAATGATACGTATTGTAATTGCGGAGGATCAAAATATGCTTCTTGGTGCACTTTCAGCGTTGATTGACCTAGAGGAAGATATGGAAGTGGTTGGAAGGGCAAGTAATGGTGAAGAGGCTGTTAAGCTTGTACATCTTCATAAACCAGATATTTGTATAATGGACATTGAAATGCCAGGGAAAAGTGGACTTGATGCGGCTGAAGAGCTAAAGGATTCTGGTTGTAAGATTATCATCTTAACCACCTTCGCTAGATCTGGATATTTCGAACGAGCAGTTAAAGCAAATGTGAACGGCTATATGTTAAAGGATAGTCCAAGTGACGAGTTGGCTAGTTCAATACGTAGTGTCATGGACGGACGACGTATTTATGCTTCAGAGTTAATTGATGAGGCTTATAGTCAAGAAAATCCATTAACAGAACGTGAGAGTGCTGTCATTGAATTGATGGCTGAAGGTAAAAGTACAAAGGAAATTGCGAGTCAGTTATATATAACAACAGGGACCGTTCGTAATTATATATCAGTGATTTTAGATAAGCTCGAGGTCACAAACCGTATTGAGGCAATCCGTAGGTTTAAAGAAAAAGGTTGGTTTAAATGACTTACTTTGCATAAGGGATAAAGATATAGCCATTATTAAATTTCTTATATCATAGTGAAAGTTGGACGGAGCTAAGTAGCTCCGTTTATTTATTTTGGGCGCCTTAGGTGTGAATGATGTTTTACATTTGTTTATAATAAAAGTAGTAAGGAGGGTAATAAGATGTCTACATATATAGAGTGGTTGAACAATGTTAATTATCTAGACTTCTTTATTGTCATCGCAGTGGTGATCGGTGTATTGGTGTTGCGTCTTTTGGTTTTATGGAGTACAAAACGGTTACAAAAGTATTATGACGCTACACGTAGTATGATTAATTGGTTTACGTTTTACGGAATTCTGATATTTTTACTTATTTATTTTTCGAAAGCAAATTGGATGTTTACAGGACTGTTTAGTATGGGAAATGTTGAAATAACATTTTTCTTGATCATTGTTGCAATCTTGATTATTTCTTTAGCTAGTCGCATTTCAAAAATCACAACAAATGTCCTTTTGCCGAATATCTATAGTCGTTACAACTTAGACAAGGGATTACGATTTACATTTGACCGCATTATTCATTATACGATTATGGTCATTGCCATCATAACAAGTTTAACAACTGTTGGAATTGATTTAAGTGCGTTAACGGTTTTTGCAGGGATCATAAGTGTCGGGATTGGGTTTGGACTTCAAAATATTGCTTCGAACTTTATATCAGGGATTATCCTTTTATTTGAGAGACCTATTAAGGTTGGGGATAGGGTCATTGTTGACGAAATTATCGGAGATGTAGAGAAGATTAATATGCGGGCAACGATTATTAAAACGCTTGATAATGAGCATATCATTGTTCCCAATTCTTATTTTTTAGAAGAGAAGGTTGTTAATCGTTCCTTTAGTGATCCTAAGCTTCGTCTCGTTCTGCCAATTGGGGTTGCTTATGGAACAGATGTAGATAAGGTTCGGGAGTTACTTTTAGAAGTGGCAAGAGAAGAACACCTCGTTTCTCCAACTGTTCTAACTTCACCTGAACCATTTGTGAATTTCGTAGGTTTTGGTGACTCGTCATTAGATTTTGAATTATTTGTTTGGATAGCCGATCCTAATCAGTTCATTGTCATCAAAAGTAATGTAAACTTTAGAATTAATCGTATTCTTGCAGATAATAATATTGAAATTCCATTTCCACAACGAGATCTACACATAAGAAGTGTCGATCAACAGGTTCAAAATAAATTTAAGTAAAAGAATGAGACCTACTACGGTATGTAGGTCTCATTCTTATTTTCGTTTAGCAATCTTCCAATTGGCTAGGAATTTTAAAAGGGAATTTACTAATCTTAGGAGAATAGAATATATAATCATGCTAGAGAGGGAGATTACAATAAACGCGAACTTACATACATATAAGATTAGAAACTATGTAGAAAATGATGCCGTAGAAATAGGAAGTTTTGATTTTATGGCAATGCTTGCGTACCAATATAATGGAGACTATCAAGCTGAGAATATTTTTTGTGCACAAGACGAAGAAGGTCATATTTTAGGAGCGGGTCATTTAGTACCAGATCAAACATGGTTACTGCTAGGAAAAGCTGATCAACCAGCTGACTTTATCTATAAACTAAATCTTGATATTTCGATCAATCACAACCGACCAGGAAGTGAGCGGGTATTAGAAGATTTATTTATCTCATTAGTTAGTCGAGCTAAGCAATTAAGAGCAGAGCACCCAACTAAAAAGATAAGCATTAGTCATACAATTGAATCAGATGATCTAGAGGAAATAGACTTCTATCTGTCTAAAGGTTTTATTGTAAGGAGAAACCATTTAATCATGAAAAGAGATTTAACAGAGCCTATTCCTGAGCAATCTCTCCCGAAACATATTAAAATCATCAACTGGAAGATGAAAACTCAAGAGGAAGAGGAGCAATATCTTAAAGCTGAAGAAGCGGCAGATGCAGATGGGCTCTCCTGGAGTATAAATACGTTGAGGTGGACAAAGGCAGGTGCAGAATGGGATACCTTTACAGCCTTTGAAGGAGAGAAAGTGATTGGTAGTGTAATGACATGGGGATTAGGTGCAGATAGAAGTGCGACGGAAAGTATTTTTGTTCTACCAGAGTGGAGACGAAAAGGGGTCGCGAAGGCGGTTATAACCGAAGCCTTGAAATTCCTAAAGAAGCAGGGGAAAACTGAGGCGACCCTAGGTGTATTCGATGAAAATGCAGGGGCAATTTCCTTATACAAAGCATTAGGTTACAAAATGCTTTCTATTAATATTGAGTTTGGATTGGAGATATAGATCTTGTTCGTGAGACAAGGTCCTTCTTAAATAATTGTAAGGAGAACAACACAAATGAGATATAAATTTGATTCAAATAAAAAATGGATAAGGGAAGGTTTAAAGTCCTTACTACAAGTGATTATTGCTATTCCCTTATCTTATTATTCCCTTTTCACTTTTGATACAGGTGATTCATTAAGCTTGATTTTAGGTGTTGTATTAACAGTATTTGTATTAATCCAGATTAATCGTTCTGTATACTATTTTACATTACACCAGAAAGACTACCTGATCATGGAAAAAGAGTCAGTATCCATATACAAAGGAAATTTCTTCGCAAGAAAAGTCATTCCATATAATAAAGTGGAACGCGTTGTTCAAATTGAAGACCTGATCGTCTTTAGACTTCAAAATGGGGAAGAAGAGCAAATTTACACAGAGTTGCTTTCTGGTGAGGGTACCCTTGAAGTGAAGAAGGCACTTAAATGTAGATTCGGACAAAAGGCGATTGCTTTTTAACGGTATTGATCCAATTTTTAGAGATGAAACCATATGAATAAGGTTATCAAGAAAATTAGGGGTGAAGTATGAGGTTCTGGAAATCTAGAAAATTCCTAGTTTTGACTTCAGTTGCATTTATTGTTTCAGGGCTAATTTTCTACTTTTTTTATGGTATGCCGTGGAACTTAATTACCTATAAAGGAATGTTTGAATCGTATTTAGAAAATAAGTACGAAGAGGATTTTGTTATTGCAGAGATCTCATATGACCTTCTTCACGGTGGAGGAACGTATCACGCATATGCCTACTCAAAGAATAATCCTGAGGTCATGTTTTATGTAGGACAAAATGTAAGGCAAGAGGAGCTTGAAGATTCCTATCATTATGAAATGTGGAGGTTTCAGGCTCATAATGAATGGACTCCTATTATAGAAGAAATTTTCCCTACTAAGTTTAATCATTCAGTAGAGGTTAGAGATTTTCTTGATCCCACTGATACAGAGAGTTCTACTTTATCGAATTATAAGGATATGGTGACTTTAGAAATTGGAGTAGCAATGAACAATACTACGATAACGAGAGAAAACAAAGAAACAGAGTTGAGAAAGGTTTATAAACTTTTAGAAGACTTGAACAAAAGAGGAGTAAACCTGCATCACTTTGGAGTAGATTATAAAAATAAGACACTGCAATTAAATAATCATGAGGTTCGGTCTGTAAAACAGCATGGGGATCTAGTCAATGTATTAATGGATTATAAATGAACGCAAGGCTAGACTGTATAAATAGGGAACTCGCCGAAATATTACGGCGAGTTCCCTGTTTATGTGTAAGTTATCTTATTACCCCATGTGGAAGCATGGCATGAACGCCCTTTACTCCGTTAACAACCTGAGTAATTCTTAAGTCAACCGCAACACTTGCTAACGCTGTTGCCTCTGTTTTCTCGATGTTGTAGATTTCTTGCATCAGCTGTACCATTTCATCTAGGGCAGTAGCAGTTGCTTCATTTAGATCCTCGTGAAAACCAAACGTTATCCATGCTGTTGGAGTCTTTGCTCTTGGCATGTTAACCTGCATATTGTCATGGACTATTAAGGTGATATCGACATGATCCATCGGACACTCTATTGCAGTACCAGATACCTCACCATCACCTTGTACAGCATGTCCATCTCCAATCGAGAACAGTGCGCCATCAACAGATACTGGTAGGAATAGGCTAGTTCCTCTTACTAGCTCCTTGCAGTCGATGTTTCCGCCTGCATATCTTGGTGGAGCAGTTGGGTGGATGCCGTCTTCAGCAGGGGCAACTCCCATTAGTCCCATAAAAGGCTGTAATCCAACATGAAACTTTTTCTGACCTATTTCACAGCTGCCGGTCATCTTCGTTGTATCCAATTCCCAATCCAGCTGCACGGAAGGTGCTTCCGTAATCCCTAACTTTTCATTTTGCCAGCTATTATTGCCGCCTGCCCAATTGCGTCCGTACCAACCAGGTGTCAGATCATTCACTCTAACTTCTAGTACCGTTCCTGGCTTTGCTTCTTTTACTGCAATGGGACCAATGATGGGGTGTCCAGGACGTTCTTCCTTTTCACGAGAAGTATAAACAGTTCTTTCTTGCTCTTTGGAATTTGAATATCCCCATTGGATATCCGCAGTTGTTAAATGAAGAGAATCTCCAGAGTTTACCGTTATAATTGGCACATACTCCTTACTAAAGGAACCATGCAGATGCTCGTTTTTAAGTTCAATTTTATGGATCAATACGTTCACTCCTAAATATGATGTTCTTGCTCGCTCATATTATTTCAATAAAATATGACAAAAAACCTTCTAAAAATTTAAAAAGGATTATTTCGTTTCCATATTATTGGAAATTTTGGTAAAATGTAATTATCCTTAAGAGGACTTTGTTCGTCATGTAGTGTGATTCAACTTCATGGAACTTTCATATGGGTTAGTAAATAAGTATAGTTCTTTTGACCTATGGGCATTACTGTATTAAGATTTTATGTATGAAACTTTACTGTCGTTTAACTTAATGAGGATTGAGAGACAGTTTGGTAATACCAGAAAAGAAAAGACTAGTCAAAAGGAACTAGTATTTTCAACATAAATACTATATTTTTCAAATTAATAGGAATATATTCCTGTATAGCTATTGCATATAGTCCTATATTCCTATATATTATTATTAGAGATAGTAAATTTAATAGATAATGATAAAGGCAAATCCGTTGAAAGATGGAGACGCAAAGCTAAAGGGGCTAAGATCAGTTAAGTGATTACGCCAGCCAGTTACCGATAGATCATCTTCCTATACAGATAGATAGACTAATCGGGATTTTTGGATTAGTCTATTTTTTGTTTCTATCACCATAACCATTCAAAGGAGATTGGTCTGTATGGAATTAATTTATTTATTGTTGGGGTTACTGATAGGTGCGGTGGGTCTACAATTTTATAAAATGTTCTTAAAGGCAAAGGTTAAGGATAGATGGGCTAATGAAAAGAGAATTTATAATTTAGTGGAGAGCTCGAAGGACATCATTTACTATTATGAAATAAAGCCTGAGCGTAAGTTCAGATACTTAAGTCCGTCCATTGATAAGATTCTAGGTGAAGGACTCGTTTCAGAAAGTTACCGAAATCCGAATACTCCACTAGAGTTAGTGCATCCAGATGACTACCACATCATCCTCAGTAAATTATCCGGAGACTTAGATTTTAATGAACCAATTTTACAACGTTGGAGAGATTCTCAAGGAAATTTTATATGGTTTGAAGAATATGCATCTCCAATCTTTGAAGAAGGAGAATGTGTGGCAATTCAAGGGATTATCAGAAACATCGATGAAAAAGTAAAATTGCAGGAGGATCTTGAGTATCGTATTGCTCATGATTCTCTGACGGGAATATATAACCGCAGTTACTTCGATGAACAAATGGAGAAGTACAATAAGGCTGTAGATACACCAGTTTCTGTCATTCTATGTGATTTAGACGAATTAAAGGTACTAAACGATACTTACGGACATAAGACGGGTGATTTGCTTATTAAAGAAGCAGCACATATACTAAATCAATTTTCAAATAGCAAGACCGTGGTAGCTAGAATAGGTGGAGATGAGTTTGCCATTCTATTAGAACATGAAGAAGGAAACCCTTCTTATGCTAGTCAATTAGTCAACGATATCAAGCAGAGTATCTATTTATATAATCTTGAAAGTGAAGCATTGCAAATAAAAGTATCAATTGGATTTTCACATAGCTCATCCTCATTCGGACAAATGAGTAAGCTATTTGTTACAGCTGATGCAAAAATGTATCAAGAGAAAAATCAAAAACGCGAACTACAATTAGAAGGTTATAAAAATTAGGCTGTCGACGTGTGAAAAGTCGTCAGCCTTTTTACTTATAACACATCAACACGTTAAAGCATCGGGGGCCAGGCCCCCGATGCTTTAACGTGTTAAACTATGACAGAATGAGTTACTTTTATTACTGTTGGCTGAGTAGTTTCTGGATGACTAGGTTTGTTAGGTTTGGTACTACATCAAGAGAGTATGTTAATTCCATTCGTTCGTATTTTTTGTGTGCATCAAAGCCGTATGGTCCTATGTTGATTACAGGAACGTTGATTTCTCTAATATCCTGGTAATTAACATAGTGCTTTGAACCCCAGCCTGGATTATTGGAAGTCACTGCTTCAATTCCAGCAGGGTCATCGCTTAGAGCGACAAAGCTCATATCAGAGATGTATGGAAAGAAGTTACGAACAACAATGGGATGCTGATAGCTTGGCTGAATTTCTGAAACTGCATCATCTAATGCCGTAATTAAGTTGAGTTCAGCATCGTTTTTACCGCTGAGTTCGATTCTTGGTGAATACAGAGACGAATAAAATAAAATCATAGCTGGACGTTTGTCTTCCATCCATTTCCACGCTTCTTCTACTACTCTAGCAGCAAACATTCTAGTATCTAAGCTTTGATCAAGTAGAAGTTGCTCTTTAAAGTTGGTCATGTGCTCTACATAAGAAAGGCCATGCGCTTCTATAAGCTGCTTATTCATTTCTTCATAGGTATACACACGTGGAACCCAAGTTAGCTCTTTAAATGGCTCTCCACTTATCTCACAATAGGTTTTATATCTGTCACGATATAATTTTAATGAGTTCTCGAATGCTATATGAGCCTCTGCCTTTAGCTTTTCTAATACTTCCTTTGGGGTCCACGAGTGGATAAAGAAATTATAGTAGACATATGCTGAAAGGGCCGTTTGGACAGTATAAGACGGCTTTAAGTCAGTTTGCTTTAATGAGACAGGAGGTACTGTTATTTCTCCGAATGCTTCATTACATAAAGCCGGATTATAATTTATCTGCCTTGTTAATTCAGCTGCTAAGAAGTTTGGATCTAACCCCTCAAAGCAAGAACCAACATGTGTTTCAGCACCCGTAATAAAGAATGAAGGCAATAGTTTTCCAACTGTTCCTTTATAAATATATCGATTTTCATCTCCCTCATAACGGGGTGAAACAAAGTCGGCATTAATGGCACCGATATAATTGAAACCATGCTCTTCCTTCCAAGCGATTAGGTCTTTTAGAGCAGATAAGATTCCATGCGAACCGTCCTCTTCATCACACTCTGCTACTATCACGAGATTTCCCAGAAGTTGATCAGGATTTTCTGAGTAATACTTTAATAGATATAGATGACTAGCTAATCCGCTTTTCATGTCTAAAACACCACGACCAAACATCCATTCACCAGAATGAGCATGTTCTTTTATACATTCATCATGCAGGTTTTCTTTCTTAATTTCAGCGAGCAGCTCATCAGGATGGATGGCCTTATCAGCTAAATGGTTGAAGTCATCAATTCCAACAGTGTCCATATGTCCCATTAAAATGATTGTAGGTTCTTGTTGTTGACTCGCTTTCGTACCTTTTACAAAGGCAAGTACATTGTAACGTTCTTGATCATCATCAATTGTCTTTGTCATTTTAATATGGGTAGGATTTTCCTTGAAATATGGATAAGAAGAAAGGAGAGTATATAATGCCTGGGCAATTTCCTTTTCGCCGCTTGTGTTCACTATACTTTCTATATTAACTAGTTGTTTTGTTAGAAATAGCACTTCTTCTCGGCAATGTAACAAATTGAACACCTTCTTTATGTGATATGAGTACAAAGTATCTTAATCTCTAACAAATTACAATAGGAAAGGTGATAAAAAAAGATTACTATTTTTAACAATGGATGTTTTCTAAACTTTTGTGAGCTAATTTAGTATGTTTTGTTAAATATATTTCGGTCAGTGTTTTTAGTAGGGTCTTCAACCATTATAAAAAAGGCTGTGTTAAAACCTTGTTGTTGATTTTCGTTTCAGAACACTCGCTTTCCGCGGGCGAGTCCGTGAGCCTCCTCGGCGAAAAGCGCGCCTGTGGGGTCTCCCGTGACCCGCTCTCCCGCGCTTGCACAGGATGTGCTGACCTCTACGTTTGCCACAGGACGTGGCAGCCTTTAGTAGAGGTTCCTTTACACTCGCGTCCTTCCACTACAATCAACACTGGCCTTTAACATAGCCATAAAAAAAGTGTATTGAATATAAATATACTTGCATAAACATAAAGGGTCCATCAGAAGGAAAATACAATATTAATGCATAAAGGTGAGGTTATTCACCTATTTTTATAAATAATATTGCATAAAAATACTATAAGTATTATAATCATACAATATTAAGGGATTTAGGAGTTGAGTAGTGTGAAGGCAGCAGTTATTGGAGGAACCGGCTATAGTGCGATTGAATTAATCAGGATCTTACACCATCATCCATATGTTGAGCTTGAGACCGTAGTATCTCACTCAAAAACAGGAAATGAGCTTCAAGACATATATCCACATCTTACAAGTATCATGCAGACACCGTTAACAGGATTGGATGTGGAAGAAATTTGTCATACAGCAGAGGTTGTATTCTTTGCAACTCCGTCTGGCATAAGCAAGGATCTTCTACCCGGATTTCTAAATAAAGGAGTAACCTGCATTGATTTATCAGGGGACTTCAGGTTGAAGTCGAGGGAAAGCTATGAGAAATGGTACCATCATGAAGCTGCAGAGGAATCTTATTTAAATCAAGCGGTTTACGGACTGAGTGAAATATATAGTGAGCAAATCAGGAAGTCGTCGTTTATCTCAAATCCAGGCTGTTACCCTACTGCCACACTACTAGCTTTACTTCCAGCGGTTCAAAAAGGTCTATTAAACAATCAATCAATCATTATTGATGCAAAATCAGGTGTGTCTGGAGCAGGAAGAGGACTATCACTTGGCACTCATTACGGAGAGATTAATGAAAATCTTAGGGCCTATAAGCTAGGAGCTCATCAGCACATTCCAGAAATTGAACAAATTCTTCAACATGAGTCAGGGAATCCTGTAACGATTTCATTTTCTACTCACCTTGTCCCGATGACGAGAGGGATTATGTGCACCATTTATGCAGATATGAATTCCTTTAAAACGACGAAGGAAATGATTGAGCTTTATGAAGCTTATTTTGAGAAACATCCTTTTGTAAGAATTCGAAAAGAAGGAACGCTTCCTTCTACAAAAGGGGTATATGGCAGTAACTACTGTGATATTGGATTCTACGCTGATGAACGAACAGGA from Bacillus mesophilus harbors:
- a CDS encoding fatty acid desaturase, which encodes MSKSNIAKLKKDVSPYEQTDTKASIIQILNTIVPLLVLWYGAYLSLSISYWVTLPLLVAASGFMVRTFILFHDCCHQSFFKSRRANDILGTITGILTLVPYQQWKHSHSVHHATSSNLDKRGTGDMWLLTVKEYQEATLWTKICYRFYRNPIVMLGIGPIATFLIQYRFNRKGARRKERINTYVTNVSIVGLYALLAWIIGWQNFLLIQGPIFFVSGMLGIWLFYVQHQFEDSYFENEEEWSYVQAAVDGSSYYKLPKVLQWITGNIGFHHVHHLSPRVPNYNLEKAHNATPPLHKATTITIGTSFKSLNYRLWDEDNKTFISFKDLKKVKYSKQNKAGIIDELKTKRPSLQSK
- a CDS encoding sensor histidine kinase, whose translation is MKKWGKLFRKNTGLSPYVWVVFYILPFYFIFHSSSTYEVAFGITMIVLFFISYVLSFVSNGWLVYFWTSVQIAISSAMSLIFGYIYFSLFLAFLIGHLKNRIAFFILYLVLLISTFVTVNYGFVTGNRVFFTQLPFVFLSVLAVILLPVSTYNKNKEDLLQGKLEDANKRISELVKLEERQRIARDLHDTLGQKLSLIGLKSDLAGKLIHKDPIKAKSEIKDVQQTARTALKEVRELVTQMRGTKLEDEVFRVKQILNAAQIQFILEGQPRLTNVSLIAENVVSMCLKEAVTNVVKHSKASKCTLSIKPTSNALIVKVQDDGVGIMLENEDYKGNGLQGMIERLEFVNGILDIQSENGTTIMIKVPYAHRQEEVEE
- a CDS encoding response regulator transcription factor, which codes for MIRIVIAEDQNMLLGALSALIDLEEDMEVVGRASNGEEAVKLVHLHKPDICIMDIEMPGKSGLDAAEELKDSGCKIIILTTFARSGYFERAVKANVNGYMLKDSPSDELASSIRSVMDGRRIYASELIDEAYSQENPLTERESAVIELMAEGKSTKEIASQLYITTGTVRNYISVILDKLEVTNRIEAIRRFKEKGWFK
- a CDS encoding mechanosensitive ion channel family protein, with protein sequence MSTYIEWLNNVNYLDFFIVIAVVIGVLVLRLLVLWSTKRLQKYYDATRSMINWFTFYGILIFLLIYFSKANWMFTGLFSMGNVEITFFLIIVAILIISLASRISKITTNVLLPNIYSRYNLDKGLRFTFDRIIHYTIMVIAIITSLTTVGIDLSALTVFAGIISVGIGFGLQNIASNFISGIILLFERPIKVGDRVIVDEIIGDVEKINMRATIIKTLDNEHIIVPNSYFLEEKVVNRSFSDPKLRLVLPIGVAYGTDVDKVRELLLEVAREEHLVSPTVLTSPEPFVNFVGFGDSSLDFELFVWIADPNQFIVIKSNVNFRINRILADNNIEIPFPQRDLHIRSVDQQVQNKFK
- a CDS encoding GNAT family N-acetyltransferase, whose translation is MLEREITINANLHTYKIRNYVENDAVEIGSFDFMAMLAYQYNGDYQAENIFCAQDEEGHILGAGHLVPDQTWLLLGKADQPADFIYKLNLDISINHNRPGSERVLEDLFISLVSRAKQLRAEHPTKKISISHTIESDDLEEIDFYLSKGFIVRRNHLIMKRDLTEPIPEQSLPKHIKIINWKMKTQEEEEQYLKAEEAADADGLSWSINTLRWTKAGAEWDTFTAFEGEKVIGSVMTWGLGADRSATESIFVLPEWRRKGVAKAVITEALKFLKKQGKTEATLGVFDENAGAISLYKALGYKMLSINIEFGLEI
- a CDS encoding acetamidase/formamidase family protein; protein product: MIHKIELKNEHLHGSFSKEYVPIITVNSGDSLHLTTADIQWGYSNSKEQERTVYTSREKEERPGHPIIGPIAVKEAKPGTVLEVRVNDLTPGWYGRNWAGGNNSWQNEKLGITEAPSVQLDWELDTTKMTGSCEIGQKKFHVGLQPFMGLMGVAPAEDGIHPTAPPRYAGGNIDCKELVRGTSLFLPVSVDGALFSIGDGHAVQGDGEVSGTAIECPMDHVDITLIVHDNMQVNMPRAKTPTAWITFGFHEDLNEATATALDEMVQLMQEIYNIEKTEATALASVAVDLRITQVVNGVKGVHAMLPHGVIR
- a CDS encoding GGDEF domain-containing protein, yielding MELIYLLLGLLIGAVGLQFYKMFLKAKVKDRWANEKRIYNLVESSKDIIYYYEIKPERKFRYLSPSIDKILGEGLVSESYRNPNTPLELVHPDDYHIILSKLSGDLDFNEPILQRWRDSQGNFIWFEEYASPIFEEGECVAIQGIIRNIDEKVKLQEDLEYRIAHDSLTGIYNRSYFDEQMEKYNKAVDTPVSVILCDLDELKVLNDTYGHKTGDLLIKEAAHILNQFSNSKTVVARIGGDEFAILLEHEEGNPSYASQLVNDIKQSIYLYNLESEALQIKVSIGFSHSSSSFGQMSKLFVTADAKMYQEKNQKRELQLEGYKN
- a CDS encoding M20/M25/M40 family metallo-hydrolase — translated: MLHCREEVLFLTKQLVNIESIVNTSGEKEIAQALYTLLSSYPYFKENPTHIKMTKTIDDDQERYNVLAFVKGTKASQQQEPTIILMGHMDTVGIDDFNHLADKAIHPDELLAEIKKENLHDECIKEHAHSGEWMFGRGVLDMKSGLASHLYLLKYYSENPDQLLGNLVIVAECDEEDGSHGILSALKDLIAWKEEHGFNYIGAINADFVSPRYEGDENRYIYKGTVGKLLPSFFITGAETHVGSCFEGLDPNFLAAELTRQINYNPALCNEAFGEITVPPVSLKQTDLKPSYTVQTALSAYVYYNFFIHSWTPKEVLEKLKAEAHIAFENSLKLYRDRYKTYCEISGEPFKELTWVPRVYTYEEMNKQLIEAHGLSYVEHMTNFKEQLLLDQSLDTRMFAARVVEEAWKWMEDKRPAMILFYSSLYSPRIELSGKNDAELNLITALDDAVSEIQPSYQHPIVVRNFFPYISDMSFVALSDDPAGIEAVTSNNPGWGSKHYVNYQDIREINVPVINIGPYGFDAHKKYERMELTYSLDVVPNLTNLVIQKLLSQQ